The following proteins are encoded in a genomic region of Neospora caninum Liverpool complete genome, chromosome XI:
- a CDS encoding Peptide deformylase, related: protein MLALKARVGASQLFFCLLFFIGAFATTAFSACLPARGNVDEKFLLGSHPAPSILSHSSFRASARPLSLLPLFFLSPNTTHGVASFVCLSPSAFYPFSLSDYFSLSHSFSVAPFPRFTRTSTGTFLKRSHSTAFRLLPSFPLHPSLCRRSCTSYSPPFSSFAPHPPAALCSSRLSRSSIELSSPFTGDEREQRGEREECGNEREGRETRERDFFFPERQKTPDKKEVLVAPHPLLRLPSHPEADWMAKETKAIARELFAIMYRDGGIGLAAPQVGLSLQMIVWNPTGGFREVSQERVFLNPRILSLSGPLVSDVEGCLSVPGVFAPVERPMHARVRYTSLEGDQHEVNLSGLEARVVQHEIDHLHGILFVDRAKA, encoded by the exons ATGCTCGCCCTCAAGGCGCGTGTTGGAGCCTCTcagctttttttctgtctgctCTTTTTCATCGGCGCTTTCGCGACaaccgccttctctgcgtgccTGCCTGCACGTGGGAATGTAGACGAAAAGTTTCTCCTCGGATCACACCCTGCGCCGTCAATTCTGTCTCATTCGTCTTTTCGGGCTTCCGcccgtcctctttctcttttgcctctgttcttcctctcccccaACACAACACATGGAGTAGCTTCtttcgtttgcctctctccatctgcctTTTaccctttctcgctttctgattatttctcgctctctcattctttttctgtcgctcctttccctcgtttcaCGAGAACCTCCACTGGAACGTTCCTCAAGCGCTCTCATAGCACTGCGTTCAGGTTGTtgccgtcttttcccttACACCCGTCACTGTGTCGCCGTTCTTGTACCTCCTattcgcctcctttctcttctttcgctccgcACCCTCCCGCagctctctgctcttctcgACTGTCTAGGTCGTCTATCGagctctcgtctccttttacaggcgacgagagagagcagcgaggcgagagagaagagtgcgggaacgagcgagaagggcgagaaacaagagagagagactttttctttccagagagacagaaaacgcccGACAAGAAAGAAGTCTTGGTCGCCCCCCatcctctcctgcgtcttccttctcacccCGAGGCAGACTGGAtggcgaaagagacgaaggccaTAGCCAGAGAATTGTTCGCTATCATGTACAGAGATGGAGGAATAGGCCTCGCTGCTCCTCAG GTTGGCCTCAGCCTGCAGATGATTGTCTGGAATCCGACTGGTGGCTTTCGCGAGGTTTCTCAGGAGCGAGTTTTCCTCAATCCACGgattctctcgctctctggccCCCTTGTCTCTGACGTCGAaggctgcctctctgtcccgggcgtcttcgcgcctgtCGAGCGACCGATGCATGCCCGTGTTCGTTACACGAGCCTCGAGGGGGACCAGCACGAAGTGAACTTGTCGGGCTTGGAGGCACGAGTAGTGCAGCACGAGATCGATCACCTTCACGGCATTCTTTTTGTAGACAGAGCCAAGgcgtga